The following proteins are encoded in a genomic region of Pikeienuella piscinae:
- the cbiE gene encoding precorrin-6y C5,15-methyltransferase (decarboxylating) subunit CbiE → MTTPWLDVIGIGEAGLEGLSAEARAKLRAAKVVMGGERFPELPPEISARRLPWPSPFAAMVAAIRAERGRRLVLLVTGDPLWYSVGARLLRAIPGEEIRFHPQLSAFQFAAARMRWSLADVETLSIHRRPAETAIRYFAPGARLLLLAEGAETPPTVARLLTERGYGPSRLTVLGALGGAAETRIDGIAESWSAPCPDFLTLAVECRAEDGATLEAGASSDAALAGLAPAPAPARAAALAALWPRRGAALWAIGPGAGAIAIDWMRAARDAEAATTGPDDLPEIAARLGAPRLRRVGSVTAAREAFPRPAAVFLGAPDDATLEDCLRALPPQGRLLAEARDAAAARRLVAMQARRGGALERITTSRPAPGGGWAETPAIVHWRLIR, encoded by the coding sequence ATGACGACGCCCTGGCTGGACGTCATCGGAATCGGCGAGGCCGGGCTGGAGGGGCTGTCCGCGGAGGCACGCGCGAAGCTCCGCGCGGCGAAGGTCGTCATGGGCGGCGAGCGCTTTCCAGAGCTCCCGCCTGAAATCTCCGCGCGCCGTCTCCCCTGGCCGTCGCCTTTCGCGGCGATGGTCGCGGCGATCCGGGCCGAGCGCGGACGGCGACTCGTCCTGCTCGTGACGGGTGATCCGCTCTGGTATTCGGTCGGCGCGCGGCTGCTCAGGGCGATCCCGGGCGAGGAGATCCGCTTTCACCCGCAGCTTTCCGCCTTCCAGTTCGCCGCCGCCCGGATGCGCTGGAGCCTCGCCGATGTCGAGACGCTGAGCATTCATCGCCGCCCGGCGGAGACCGCGATCCGCTATTTCGCGCCGGGCGCGCGGCTGCTGCTGCTCGCGGAAGGCGCCGAGACCCCGCCGACGGTCGCGCGGCTTCTGACCGAGCGGGGCTACGGGCCGAGCCGTCTGACGGTTCTCGGTGCGCTCGGCGGCGCGGCGGAGACGCGGATCGACGGAATCGCGGAGAGCTGGTCCGCCCCCTGCCCCGATTTTCTGACGCTGGCGGTGGAATGCCGGGCCGAGGATGGCGCGACGCTTGAAGCGGGCGCGTCCTCGGACGCCGCGCTCGCCGGGCTCGCCCCCGCGCCCGCGCCGGCCCGCGCCGCCGCGCTCGCGGCGCTCTGGCCGCGCCGCGGGGCGGCGCTTTGGGCGATCGGGCCGGGGGCCGGCGCCATCGCCATCGACTGGATGCGCGCCGCGCGCGACGCCGAAGCGGCGACGACCGGCCCCGACGATCTGCCGGAGATCGCCGCGCGTCTCGGCGCGCCGCGCCTGCGCCGGGTCGGCTCCGTCACCGCCGCGCGCGAAGCCTTTCCGCGCCCGGCGGCGGTCTTTCTGGGCGCGCCGGACGATGCGACCCTTGAGGACTGCCTGCGCGCGCTGCCGCCGCAAGGACGGCTTCTGGCGGAGGCGCGCGACGCAGCGGCGGCGCGGCGGCTGGTCGCGATGCAGGCGCGGCGCGGCGGCGCGCTCGAACGCATCACCACATCCCGCCCGGCGCCCGGTGGAGGATGGGCGGAGACCCCCGCCATCGTCCACTGGCGGCTCATTCGATGA
- a CDS encoding helix-turn-helix domain-containing protein — translation MAYTDNTETLNENPEHATGYGDAHATFGDRLTVAREAFGLSPEQLAWRLGVRRSTISAWEDDRTEPRANRMQMLAGVLNVSLVWLMTGEGAAPSAAAAAPETESMLAEFAALRAEQRRLADRFVRLESRLRAALSD, via the coding sequence ATGGCTTATACCGACAATACTGAAACACTGAATGAGAACCCCGAACACGCGACCGGATACGGCGACGCGCATGCGACCTTCGGCGACCGGCTGACCGTGGCGCGGGAGGCGTTCGGCCTCTCCCCCGAGCAGCTCGCCTGGCGGCTCGGCGTGCGGCGCTCCACCATCTCCGCATGGGAGGACGACAGGACGGAGCCGCGCGCGAACCGGATGCAGATGTTGGCCGGGGTGCTGAACGTCTCGCTGGTCTGGCTGATGACCGGAGAGGGCGCGGCCCCGAGCGCGGCGGCGGCGGCGCCCGAGACGGAGAGCATGCTTGCCGAGTTCGCCGCGCTTCGCGCCGAGCAGCGCCGCCTCGCGGACCGTTTCGTCCGGCTTGAATCGCGCCTGCGCGCCGCGTTGTCGGACTAG
- a CDS encoding NAD(P)/FAD-dependent oxidoreductase — protein sequence MNLLYTNDAPGVDAPSWYAASAARRPEHPHLHGETRADICVIGGGYTGLSAALHLAERGFDTVLLDAHRVGWGASGRNGGQVGSGQRVGQETLEKTLGPEHARRLWDLAEEAKALVRGLIARHGIACDLRAGIVHAAHRARLGPELEREAAHLAAHYGYETEYLDRAALRALVDSPRYHAGVIDPGAAHLHPLDYALGLARAAAAAGARIHERSEVAGVERGAKLRIRTGAGVVVADQAILACNGYLGGLFPEVAARVMPINNFIIATEPLPDTLARTLIANDMAVADTKFVVNYFRLSADRRLLFGGTESYGYRFPKDIKRLVRKAMLEVYPQLRETRIDYGWGGTLAITMNRLPHLTRFDGNILSASGYSGHGVAMATMAGALAAEAMAGQAERFDILASVPTPRFPGGAALRSPLLAAAMLWYALRDRL from the coding sequence CTGAACCTACTCTACACCAATGACGCGCCGGGCGTCGATGCGCCGTCATGGTACGCGGCGAGCGCGGCGCGACGGCCGGAGCATCCGCACCTGCACGGTGAAACACGGGCCGATATCTGTGTCATCGGCGGCGGCTACACCGGGCTTTCCGCGGCGCTGCACCTGGCGGAGCGGGGATTCGACACCGTCCTTCTGGACGCGCATCGCGTCGGCTGGGGCGCTTCTGGGCGCAATGGCGGGCAGGTCGGCTCCGGCCAGCGCGTAGGGCAGGAAACGCTGGAGAAAACGCTCGGGCCTGAACACGCCCGGCGGCTGTGGGACCTCGCAGAGGAAGCCAAGGCGCTGGTCAGAGGGCTGATCGCGCGCCACGGGATCGCCTGCGACCTCCGCGCCGGGATTGTCCACGCCGCGCATCGCGCCCGGCTCGGCCCGGAACTGGAGCGCGAAGCGGCGCATCTGGCCGCGCATTACGGCTATGAGACCGAATATCTGGACCGCGCCGCGCTCCGCGCGCTTGTCGACAGCCCGCGCTACCATGCCGGCGTGATCGACCCTGGCGCCGCGCATCTTCACCCGCTCGATTACGCGCTCGGCCTCGCCCGCGCCGCCGCCGCGGCGGGCGCGCGGATCCATGAGAGAAGCGAGGTCGCCGGCGTCGAGCGGGGCGCGAAACTCCGGATCCGCACCGGCGCGGGCGTGGTCGTCGCGGATCAGGCGATCCTCGCCTGCAACGGCTATCTCGGCGGCCTCTTTCCGGAGGTCGCCGCGCGCGTGATGCCGATCAACAACTTCATCATCGCGACGGAACCCCTGCCGGATACGCTCGCGCGGACCCTGATCGCCAACGACATGGCTGTGGCGGACACAAAATTCGTCGTCAACTATTTCCGGCTTTCCGCCGACCGGCGCCTGCTTTTCGGCGGAACGGAAAGTTACGGATATCGATTTCCGAAAGATATCAAGAGACTGGTGAGAAAAGCGATGCTAGAAGTTTACCCACAACTGCGCGAGACTCGCATCGATTACGGTTGGGGGGGAACGCTCGCCATCACTATGAACCGACTGCCGCATCTTACTAGATTTGACGGAAATATCCTATCCGCATCCGGCTATTCCGGGCATGGTGTGGCGATGGCGACCATGGCCGGCGCGCTCGCGGCGGAAGCCATGGCGGGACAGGCTGAACGGTTCGATATTCTCGCCTCCGTCCCGACGCCGCGCTTTCCGGGCGGGGCCGCGCTGCGCTCGCCGCTCCTCGCCGCCGCGATGCTCTGGTATGCGCTCCGGGACCGGCTATGA
- a CDS encoding imelysin family protein translates to MKTISLALAASFTIAGAAFAASEKTDVLKTYADIAHAGYEDSLISARRLSSAVDALVGAPSAEALQAAKSAWRAARVPYQQTEVFRFGNPIVDAWEGKVNAWPLDEGLIDYVDASYGGATDENPAAALNVVANASIMIGGEAIDAANITPALLEGTLQEAGAVEANVATGYHAIEFLLWGQDLNGTDAGAGDRPWTDYATGDACTNGNCDRRGAYLKAATALLISDLEWMTAAWAEGGEARAEVTANPDSGISAILTGMGSLSYGEQAGERMRLGLMLNDPEEEHDCFSDNTHNSHYYDGLGVRNVYTGRYVRIDGRVVSGPSVSDLVAAAAPDVDAGIRRDLDRTMAALGAIKTVAEAGKAYDQMLKAGDAEGEALIMGAVDALITQTRGVERAVEALALNPIAFEGSDSLDNPDAVFQ, encoded by the coding sequence ATGAAAACGATATCGCTCGCATTGGCGGCGTCATTCACGATCGCCGGCGCTGCGTTTGCGGCGTCGGAAAAGACGGATGTTCTCAAGACGTACGCCGACATCGCCCATGCCGGCTATGAAGACAGTCTGATTTCCGCGCGCCGCTTGTCCTCGGCGGTCGATGCGCTGGTCGGCGCGCCGTCGGCCGAGGCGCTTCAGGCGGCGAAATCCGCGTGGCGCGCCGCGCGGGTGCCCTATCAGCAGACCGAGGTCTTTCGCTTCGGCAATCCGATCGTCGACGCATGGGAGGGCAAGGTGAACGCGTGGCCGCTGGACGAAGGCCTCATCGACTATGTCGACGCCAGCTACGGCGGCGCGACGGATGAGAATCCGGCCGCCGCGCTCAATGTCGTCGCCAACGCCTCGATCATGATCGGCGGTGAGGCGATCGACGCGGCGAACATAACGCCGGCGCTCCTTGAAGGGACCTTGCAGGAGGCGGGCGCCGTCGAGGCCAATGTCGCCACCGGCTACCACGCGATCGAGTTTTTGCTCTGGGGGCAGGATCTGAACGGAACCGACGCCGGCGCAGGCGACCGGCCCTGGACGGATTACGCGACCGGCGACGCCTGCACGAACGGCAATTGCGATCGGCGCGGGGCCTATCTCAAGGCGGCGACGGCGCTGCTGATCTCCGATCTCGAATGGATGACCGCCGCTTGGGCCGAGGGCGGCGAGGCGCGGGCCGAAGTCACCGCGAATCCCGATTCGGGCATCAGCGCCATCCTGACCGGCATGGGGAGCCTTTCCTATGGCGAGCAGGCCGGAGAGCGGATGCGCCTCGGCCTGATGCTGAACGATCCCGAAGAGGAGCATGACTGCTTTTCCGATAACACGCACAACAGCCACTACTATGACGGGCTTGGCGTCCGGAACGTCTATACCGGCCGCTATGTGCGGATTGACGGGCGCGTGGTGAGCGGTCCCTCGGTTTCCGATCTCGTCGCGGCGGCGGCGCCGGATGTCGATGCCGGAATTCGCCGCGATCTGGACCGGACCATGGCCGCGCTCGGCGCGATCAAGACGGTGGCGGAGGCCGGCAAGGCCTACGATCAGATGCTGAAAGCCGGCGACGCCGAGGGCGAGGCCCTGATCATGGGCGCGGTCGATGCGCTTATCACGCAGACCCGCGGCGTCGAACGCGCGGTTGAGGCGCTCGCCCTCAATCCCATCGCGTTCGAAGGCTCGGACAGCCTCGATAACCCCGACGCCGTGTTTCAATAG
- a CDS encoding DUF502 domain-containing protein: MKPFFALIKGLFIGGLLFLLPIGIVVVVFEKLLRISRKVGEALHSMLLPGVESNVAILLIAILVLVSIALAAGIFASTAPGKRTFVALERAVLERLPVYTVIRQMVADMSGNLDRVDADDALKVVEVSYIDHQRVGFLVGHTPDGRAIVYLPGAPSALKGDVVIVDADKVADTEMKAATVMAAMGRLGTGLLDKTAA; the protein is encoded by the coding sequence ATGAAGCCGTTTTTCGCCCTCATCAAGGGTCTCTTTATCGGGGGGCTGCTTTTTCTGTTGCCGATCGGGATCGTTGTGGTCGTATTTGAGAAACTGCTGAGGATATCGCGCAAGGTTGGCGAGGCGCTGCATTCGATGCTCCTGCCGGGCGTTGAATCCAATGTGGCGATTCTGCTGATCGCGATCCTGGTTCTCGTCTCCATCGCACTCGCCGCGGGAATCTTCGCCAGCACCGCTCCCGGCAAGCGCACATTCGTCGCGCTGGAGCGCGCGGTGCTGGAGCGGCTGCCGGTCTACACGGTGATCCGGCAGATGGTCGCCGACATGTCCGGCAATCTTGATCGGGTCGATGCCGACGATGCGTTGAAGGTTGTCGAGGTCAGTTACATCGATCACCAGCGTGTCGGTTTCCTGGTGGGGCACACGCCGGATGGGCGGGCGATCGTTTACCTGCCCGGCGCCCCCTCCGCGCTCAAGGGCGATGTCGTGATCGTCGACGCCGACAAGGTGGCGGATACTGAAATGAAAGCGGCGACGGTGATGGCGGCGATGGGACGGCTGGGTACGGGGCTGCTCGACAAGACCGCCGCGTGA
- a CDS encoding GNAT family N-acetyltransferase, producing MTFRTALRRADPREPAATALLEASHALMRALFPAETNHFLSIDALCAPDIRFFLAEGDRDALGCGALALRDGYGEIKSMFVAPEARGTGAGAAILNRIEDEARAAGLPCLRLETGDRLHAAHRLYLRCGFGFRGPFGAYSAAPESLFMEKPLT from the coding sequence ATGACATTTCGCACCGCCTTGCGCCGCGCCGACCCGCGCGAGCCGGCCGCGACCGCGCTGCTGGAGGCGAGCCATGCATTGATGCGCGCGCTCTTTCCGGCCGAGACGAATCATTTCCTCTCCATCGACGCGCTCTGCGCGCCAGATATCCGATTCTTCCTCGCGGAGGGGGATCGCGACGCGCTCGGCTGCGGAGCGCTTGCGCTGCGGGACGGCTACGGTGAAATCAAGTCGATGTTCGTCGCGCCCGAGGCGCGCGGAACCGGCGCCGGCGCCGCGATCCTGAACCGCATAGAGGATGAGGCCCGCGCCGCCGGTCTGCCCTGCCTGCGGCTGGAGACGGGCGACCGGCTGCACGCGGCGCATCGCCTCTATCTCCGGTGCGGTTTCGGCTTTCGCGGGCCGTTCGGCGCCTACAGCGCCGCGCCGGAGAGCCTTTTCATGGAGAAGCCGCTGACATGA
- a CDS encoding nitroreductase, which produces MRVSEALRTRITCRAFLPDPPEEAVVRRVVDMAKHAPSGGNLQPWRVYVLGGGALGALKAAVAEARETHPMGFKPEYAIYPSPLIEPYESRRRKCGEDMYATIGVTREDRAGRRAQFARNFAFFGAPVGLFLYLDRTMGPPQWSDAGMFLQSLMLAAREEGLHSCAQEAWAMWSDLVGAHTGAPDNLMLFCGLGLGFMDESAPINALRTDRAPLGEFAEFIGFGD; this is translated from the coding sequence ATGAGGGTCTCGGAGGCGCTTCGCACCCGCATCACCTGCCGCGCCTTCCTGCCCGACCCGCCCGAGGAAGCGGTCGTTCGCCGGGTCGTCGATATGGCGAAGCACGCGCCATCCGGCGGCAATCTTCAGCCGTGGCGGGTCTATGTGCTCGGCGGCGGGGCGCTCGGCGCGCTCAAGGCCGCCGTCGCCGAAGCGCGCGAGACGCACCCGATGGGTTTCAAGCCCGAATACGCGATCTACCCGTCGCCTCTGATCGAGCCTTACGAGTCCCGACGGCGCAAATGCGGGGAGGACATGTATGCGACCATCGGCGTCACGCGCGAGGACCGGGCCGGACGGCGCGCCCAGTTCGCGCGGAACTTCGCCTTCTTCGGCGCCCCTGTCGGTTTGTTTCTCTATCTGGACCGCACCATGGGTCCGCCGCAATGGTCGGACGCCGGCATGTTCCTTCAGAGCCTGATGCTGGCGGCGCGCGAAGAGGGCCTGCATAGCTGCGCACAGGAAGCCTGGGCGATGTGGAGCGACCTGGTCGGGGCGCATACAGGGGCGCCCGACAACCTGATGCTGTTCTGCGGCCTGGGGCTCGGATTCATGGACGAAAGCGCGCCGATCAACGCGCTCCGGACCGACCGGGCGCCGCTGGGCGAATTCGCCGAGTTCATCGGTTTCGGAGACTGA
- the hemP gene encoding hemin uptake protein HemP, with amino-acid sequence MISATLTRAAPLPDPRLASGEETHPPAYDARGLTDAGGKAALVLDGQVYTLRITRQGKLLLTK; translated from the coding sequence ATGATCAGCGCAACCCTCACCCGCGCCGCCCCCCTTCCGGATCCCCGCCTCGCATCTGGCGAGGAGACACATCCGCCGGCCTATGACGCGCGCGGTCTCACGGATGCGGGCGGCAAGGCCGCGCTGGTCCTCGACGGGCAGGTCTACACGCTCCGCATCACCAGGCAGGGCAAACTCCTGCTGACGAAATGA
- a CDS encoding DUF1513 domain-containing protein — MGSGQTRRAALAGLGGLALGAAAPAAGWAGLGGARFLSSARLPDQSYALIGIDGEGEEAFRLALPGRGHAAAAHPSQTIAVAFARRPGDFALVLDCATGEELARLHSPEGRHFYGHGAFSADGATLYTTENAYESGEGRIGVWDAATGFRRIGETPSGGIGPHDVKLVGGGGALVIANGGIRTHPESGRAKLNIPTMRPNLAWLSTKDGAIRNIVEPPEELRLNSLRHLAVAGDLVAVGAQWQGDEASAPPLLALHRPGRELIWADARLRDWASMSGYVGSVAIDATGDEVAITSPRGGTALIFDAATGSCSCRVAAADICGVAAFERGFATTTGRGIWAGRAADGALLRAARHRIEFDNHLIAV, encoded by the coding sequence GTGGGGAGCGGACAGACACGCCGCGCCGCGCTGGCCGGGCTTGGTGGCCTGGCGCTCGGCGCGGCGGCCCCCGCCGCTGGCTGGGCCGGGCTTGGCGGCGCCCGGTTCCTTTCCTCCGCGCGCCTGCCCGACCAGAGCTACGCGCTGATCGGAATCGATGGCGAGGGCGAAGAGGCGTTCCGCCTCGCGCTTCCGGGGCGGGGCCACGCCGCCGCCGCGCATCCGAGTCAGACGATCGCGGTCGCCTTCGCCCGCCGGCCCGGCGATTTCGCGCTGGTGCTGGACTGTGCGACGGGCGAGGAGCTCGCCCGTCTTCATTCGCCGGAGGGGCGGCATTTTTACGGCCACGGCGCGTTCTCCGCCGATGGCGCGACGCTCTACACCACCGAGAACGCCTATGAGAGCGGCGAAGGGCGGATCGGGGTCTGGGACGCCGCCACCGGGTTCCGCCGGATTGGAGAGACGCCGTCCGGCGGGATCGGGCCGCATGACGTGAAGCTGGTCGGGGGCGGGGGCGCTCTCGTGATCGCCAATGGCGGAATTCGAACGCATCCGGAATCGGGCCGGGCCAAGTTGAACATTCCGACGATGCGGCCGAATCTGGCGTGGCTTTCGACAAAGGATGGCGCGATCCGCAATATCGTCGAGCCGCCCGAAGAGCTGAGGCTGAACTCGCTCCGCCATCTCGCGGTGGCGGGCGACCTCGTCGCCGTCGGCGCGCAGTGGCAGGGCGACGAGGCGTCGGCGCCCCCGCTTCTCGCCCTGCATCGGCCGGGCCGCGAGCTGATCTGGGCGGACGCGCGCCTTCGCGACTGGGCCTCGATGAGCGGCTATGTCGGCAGCGTCGCCATCGACGCCACGGGGGACGAAGTCGCGATCACTTCGCCGCGCGGCGGAACCGCGTTGATCTTCGACGCGGCGACCGGATCCTGCTCATGCCGGGTTGCGGCCGCGGATATCTGCGGCGTCGCCGCGTTCGAACGGGGTTTCGCGACGACGACCGGACGGGGAATCTGGGCCGGTCGCGCGGCCGATGGCGCGCTGCTGCGCGCGGCCCGTCACCGGATCGAATTCGACAATCACCTGATCGCTGTCTGA
- a CDS encoding DUF4169 family protein yields MESRPVNLRLARKAKARAAARAEANANAAAHGRTKGERAANAAKAARFEARLDGHRVETRLKDDRE; encoded by the coding sequence ATGGAGTCCAGACCCGTCAATCTCCGCCTCGCCCGCAAGGCGAAAGCCCGCGCCGCGGCCCGCGCCGAGGCGAACGCCAACGCCGCCGCGCATGGCCGCACGAAAGGCGAGCGCGCCGCCAACGCCGCGAAGGCGGCGCGCTTCGAAGCCCGCCTTGACGGCCACCGCGTTGAGACTCGCTTGAAGGACGACCGCGAATGA
- a CDS encoding imelysin family protein translates to MRRVVLILALFLAGPAAPSAAAEVDHRALAERAVTAHILPGYERLLAAATALEGAAKTCDAETTIGAYHAAFDAWMGVSHLSFGPAEAEGRLFSIAFWPDAKGYTPKTLRRLIAAEDPSVDDPDAFAETSVAGKGLFALDFLLFDPEISVAGAAEYRCRLTVAIAHDMARTSGEILSAWRDGYAALFRSAGAEDNVVYLGAAEPTQALYKAALAGLRATLDLRLDRPLGTLRAPHPRRAEAWRSGRSLRNIRLSLAAVDGMYETVFAPALTDADDAPIRSAFDYAEKSAAAAPEPLTEAVGDPGRRIRIDALRGAVHSLHDTVAAGLGVALGVAQGFNATDGD, encoded by the coding sequence ATGCGTCGCGTCGTTCTCATTCTCGCGCTTTTCCTTGCGGGTCCCGCCGCACCCTCAGCTGCGGCGGAGGTCGACCACCGGGCTTTGGCGGAGCGGGCGGTGACCGCCCATATCCTGCCGGGTTACGAGCGGCTTCTCGCCGCCGCGACAGCGCTGGAGGGCGCCGCGAAGACCTGCGACGCGGAGACGACGATCGGCGCCTATCATGCCGCGTTCGACGCCTGGATGGGCGTCAGCCATCTTTCCTTCGGTCCGGCGGAGGCGGAGGGCAGGCTATTCTCCATCGCCTTCTGGCCCGACGCGAAAGGATATACGCCGAAGACTCTTCGCCGCCTGATCGCGGCGGAGGATCCCTCGGTCGACGACCCGGACGCCTTTGCTGAAACCTCGGTCGCGGGAAAGGGCCTCTTCGCGCTCGATTTCCTGCTTTTCGATCCGGAGATCTCCGTCGCAGGCGCCGCCGAGTATCGATGCCGGCTCACTGTGGCGATCGCTCACGACATGGCGCGGACATCCGGTGAAATTCTTTCCGCATGGCGGGACGGCTACGCCGCGCTTTTCCGCTCCGCCGGCGCGGAGGACAACGTCGTCTATCTGGGCGCGGCGGAGCCGACGCAGGCGCTTTACAAGGCCGCGCTCGCGGGCCTGCGCGCGACGCTCGACCTTCGGCTCGACCGCCCGCTCGGCACGCTACGGGCGCCGCATCCGCGCCGGGCGGAGGCCTGGCGCTCCGGTCGTTCGCTACGCAATATCCGGCTCTCGCTGGCGGCTGTTGACGGGATGTACGAGACGGTGTTCGCCCCTGCGTTGACCGACGCCGACGACGCGCCGATCCGCTCCGCCTTCGACTATGCGGAGAAGAGCGCGGCGGCGGCGCCCGAGCCCTTGACGGAGGCGGTCGGCGACCCCGGCCGGCGCATCAGGATTGATGCGCTGCGGGGCGCCGTTCATTCGCTGCATGACACGGTCGCGGCCGGGCTTGGCGTCGCGCTTGGCGTCGCGCAGGGCTTCAACGCGACGGATGGAGATTGA
- a CDS encoding GNAT family N-acetyltransferase yields the protein MTPTLRRAGPEEDWTTIHRFVLKAFQHMDGRIDPPSSIHRWTPGLFAAEAGAGAAFLAFADGRLIGCLFARPERNALYLGKVAVAAEWRGHGLARALVGAAEAEARARGMNALVLQTRIELRETHAAFAALGFARIAMTRHPGFDRPTSIIMSKSLAGQGRRAV from the coding sequence ATGACGCCGACGCTCCGCCGCGCCGGGCCGGAAGAGGACTGGACGACGATCCACCGCTTCGTCCTCAAGGCGTTCCAGCACATGGACGGCCGCATCGACCCGCCATCCTCGATCCACCGATGGACGCCCGGTCTGTTCGCGGCCGAGGCCGGCGCCGGCGCCGCCTTTCTCGCGTTTGCGGACGGTCGCCTCATCGGTTGCCTCTTCGCCAGGCCGGAGCGAAACGCGCTCTATCTGGGCAAGGTCGCCGTCGCAGCGGAGTGGCGCGGACATGGGCTGGCCCGCGCGCTGGTCGGAGCCGCGGAAGCGGAGGCGCGAGCCCGGGGGATGAACGCGCTGGTCCTTCAGACCCGGATCGAGCTGCGGGAGACCCACGCCGCCTTCGCCGCGCTCGGCTTCGCCAGGATCGCGATGACGCGCCACCCCGGCTTTGATCGTCCGACCTCGATCATCATGTCCAAATCGCTCGCCGGACAAGGGCGCCGCGCCGTGTGA
- a CDS encoding di-heme oxidoredictase family protein — protein MHRPPRGIVILASFVVAASIAAPLAGGERAYLHIVPRTDAERARIEAVTRPTSDFSGPERFERLPAGAATSQKRLNADAYSHFSPSMPFARELDFKVGNGLFRKLWVSAPSSTLASDGLGPLFNARACQHCHLKDGRGHPPDAAAGDAVSFALKISVPVERAALRAELASYLDYAPTAPHPVYGGQVQDLGIQGQAAEGRVEVGYEEIEVPLSGGEVAHLRRPTYNVADPAYGPLGAAAALSPRVAPQMIGLGLLEAIPEADILAWADPDDSDGDGISGKPQIAWSTEWNAVRVGRFGYKAGKATIREQAAAAFAADLGISTPLHPEGWGDCTAAQTRCRKAPHGGDARDDGFEIGEEGLELVTFYSRNLAVPARRDVDDPEVLRGKRVFYETGCAACHRPKFVTDRLVDQPAQSFQLIWPYTDLLLHDMGEGLADGYPEGRATGREWRTAPLWGVGLTRTVNGHEYFLHDGRARGFLEAILWHGGEAQTARDAVTTMPKADRAALIRFLESL, from the coding sequence ATGCATCGGCCCCCGCGCGGCATCGTGATCCTTGCGAGCTTCGTCGTCGCCGCTTCCATCGCCGCCCCGCTGGCGGGCGGCGAGCGGGCCTATCTGCACATCGTCCCGCGCACCGACGCCGAGCGCGCGCGCATTGAAGCCGTCACCCGACCAACCTCCGACTTCAGCGGGCCGGAGCGGTTCGAACGGCTGCCAGCCGGCGCCGCCACCTCGCAAAAGCGGCTGAACGCGGACGCGTACTCGCATTTCTCGCCTTCGATGCCCTTCGCGCGTGAGCTGGATTTCAAGGTCGGCAACGGCCTCTTCCGGAAGCTCTGGGTCTCCGCGCCGTCTTCCACGCTCGCCTCCGACGGGCTGGGCCCGCTCTTCAACGCGCGCGCCTGTCAGCATTGCCATCTGAAGGACGGGCGCGGCCACCCGCCGGACGCTGCGGCCGGCGACGCGGTCTCGTTCGCGCTGAAGATCTCGGTCCCGGTCGAGCGCGCGGCGCTGCGCGCGGAACTCGCGAGCTATCTGGATTATGCGCCGACCGCGCCGCATCCGGTCTATGGCGGACAGGTGCAGGATCTCGGCATTCAGGGCCAGGCGGCGGAAGGGCGCGTCGAGGTCGGCTATGAAGAGATCGAGGTGCCCCTTTCCGGCGGCGAGGTCGCGCATCTTCGCCGTCCGACCTACAACGTCGCCGACCCGGCCTACGGGCCGCTCGGCGCCGCCGCCGCCCTGTCGCCCCGCGTCGCGCCGCAGATGATCGGGCTCGGGTTGCTGGAGGCGATACCGGAGGCGGATATCCTCGCCTGGGCCGACCCTGACGATTCTGACGGCGACGGTATTTCCGGCAAGCCGCAGATCGCCTGGTCGACCGAATGGAACGCCGTGCGGGTCGGCCGGTTCGGCTACAAGGCCGGCAAGGCGACGATCCGCGAGCAGGCCGCCGCCGCCTTCGCCGCCGATCTTGGAATTTCCACCCCGCTTCATCCCGAGGGGTGGGGGGACTGCACGGCGGCGCAGACACGTTGCCGTAAGGCGCCTCACGGCGGCGACGCGCGTGACGACGGCTTCGAGATCGGTGAGGAGGGGCTGGAGCTGGTCACATTCTACAGCCGCAACCTCGCCGTTCCGGCCCGGCGCGATGTGGATGATCCGGAGGTGCTGCGCGGCAAGCGGGTTTTCTACGAGACCGGTTGCGCCGCCTGCCACCGGCCGAAATTCGTCACCGACCGGTTGGTCGATCAGCCGGCGCAGAGCTTTCAGCTGATCTGGCCCTATACCGATCTTCTCTTGCACGACATGGGCGAAGGGCTGGCGGACGGTTATCCCGAAGGCCGCGCCACCGGCCGGGAATGGCGGACGGCGCCGCTCTGGGGCGTCGGTCTGACCCGGACGGTCAACGGCCATGAATATTTCCTTCATGACGGGCGCGCGCGCGGGTTTCTGGAGGCCATCCTCTGGCATGGCGGCGAGGCGCAGACGGCGCGCGATGCGGTGACGACGATGCCGAAAGCCGACCGCGCTGCGCTCATCAGGTTCCTGGAGTCTCTTTGA